CACGCCGACATCAGACCGGCACTCGTCACGGCCACGGCGGCGACGGTTGCGGATTTACGCCAGCTCATCAGTTGCCACCCCCGTTGCCCGCGGGAGCCGTCGAAGACGGGACCGCGGACGGCTTCTTCTTCGGCTTCTTCTTCTGCTTCGGCGGCAGCGGGTTCGGCGTCGTCGGCGTGGGCGCCTCCAGACCCGGATCCGGACGACCCGGCCGGGTGCCCGGCACGGCGTAGCGCTGCGTCTTGTCGTTGCTCATGATTCCGAACGGCAGAACCGGAAGCAGCGGCGACGTGCCCTTCTTGATCTGGTTCGCGATCGAGTTGCAATGACTGATGATCGGCGCCATCTTGTGCTGCCACTCGAGGAACGGCTGCGTGCCCGGCATGATGCTGCCCGGGTTGAGCAGGTTGCACTGGGCGGCCATCAGGTTCTGGAGATCCTCGATGGTCAGGCGCATCGCGAGCGTGCCCGACTCCGCGTCGTAGGCGTTGATCAGGTTGGAGACGGTGACCGGCAGGACGGTGAAGATCTCCTTCAGCGAGTCCTGACGCTCCCGGAGCACCTGCGTGGTCGGCTGCAGCGAGCGAACGGTATCACCGATCGCCTGCTGGTTGTCGTTGACGAAGCGGGTGACGTCGCCCAAGGCCACCGACAGGGTGGCCAGCGCCTCGCCGAGCTGCTGGCGCTCACCGGCCAGGAAGGTGCTGAACGAGGCCATCTGGGAGTTGAACTGGCGCACCTGCGCGTCGTTCTCGCGCAAGGCGGAGACGAAGACGTTGAGCTGCTTGATCGTGTCGACGATGTTGTCGCTCGAGTTCGACAGCGTCGTCGCGGCCTTCGACAGGTTGGTGAAGGCCGAGCCGAGCTTCTCGCCGTTGCCGCGCAGGTTGTCCGCGCCGACGCGGACGAATTCGCTGACGACGCCCTCCTTCGATCCGTGCGCGGCGTTGACGCCGTCCGGGCCGAGGGACTTGGAGAGCTTCTGCAGGTTCTTGTACAGCTCGTCGACCTCGACCGGGATCATCGTCTGGTCGATGCCGAGGGTGATGTGCCGCGGGGCCTGCGGACCGGTGCCGCGGTAGGCCGGGGTCAACTGGACGTAGCGGTCGGCGACGATGGACGGGGCCACCTGAACCGCGCGGACGTCGGCGGGCAGCTTCAGGCCGCGGCGGACCTTCATCTTCACCTGGACCCGGTCGCCCTGCGGGGTGACGCGCTCCACCTGGCCGACCTTGACGCCGAGCAGGCGGACGTCGGAGCCCTTGTAGATACCGATGCTGCGCTTGAAGGTCGCGTCGATGGTCGTCGCGCCGATTCCGGAGAACAGCCACCACAGGACCGTCCCGGTGAGCAGCGCCAGGATGGTGCCCAGCACGATGCCCACGATGTGGCGCGGGGTGAACCAGCGGCCCGGGCCCGCCGTCGTCGTCAGATCTGGGGTCGTCATTATCCGGCCTCGGTTCCGCCGTTGTTGAGCAGCTTGGTCTTGTTCGGGGGCCGCGACGTGTTCTGCTGCGGCAGCGCCGGCGGAATCAGGTTGGTCACCATCGACTCGAACCAACGCCCGTTGCCCAGCACGTTGCCGTACAGGCGGTAGAAGGGCGCGAGGCTCTGGATGGAGCGCGAAAGGTTGTCCTTCTGCTTGCTCAGCAGACCGGCGACCTGCCGCAGCGACGAGAGCGCCGGGCCGATCTGCGCCTGGTTGTCGGCGACGATCCCCGACAGCGCCTTGCTCAGCTGGGTCGTCGACGAGAGCAGCGTGGCGATCGACTGCTGGCGACGGTTCAGTTCGTCGAGCAGCTGTCCGGTGCCGCCGATCAGCTTGACGATCTCGTCATTGCGGTCGGCGAGGATCTTCGACGTCCCCTTCGTCGCGTTCAGCAGGGCCTGCACGTCCTGGTCGCGCTTGGCGATGGTCTCGGACAACCGGCTCAGGCCGGTGAGGGCCGGGCCGAAGTCGCCTGCCGTGCCGGAGAAGGCCGCCGACATGGTCTGCAGCGATTCCGCCACCTTGTCGGTGTCGAGGTTCTCGATCTGGTTGCTGGCGTCGCTGAAGGCGTCGATCACGTCGTAGGGCGAGATGGTGTCGGTGATCGGCTTGCTCGGATCGGCCGGATCGGAGCCGCGCGGGGTGAGGCCGAGGTACTTCTGGCCGAGCAGCGTCTTGATCTGGATGGACGCCTGGGTCTGGTTGCCGATCCAGGTGTTCTTCACGTTGAACTTGACGTCGACTTTGTTGCCCTCGGGGTTGAGCCCGACGCTCTCCACGGTCCCGACCTTGATACCCGCGACCCGGACCTCGCTGCCCTTCTGCAGGCCAGCGGCCTCGGAGAACTGGGCGGTGTAGCGCGGACCGGCTCCGAGGATCGGCAGCTGGGTCAGGTAGAAGGACGAAATCGACAGCATCAGCAGGATGAGGACGCCCAGGGCGCCGACGGTCACCGGCGAGCGGCGGCCGGCGAAGCGGCGCGAGGGGTGCATCAACTGCGGCTCGGCCGCCAGGGCGCGGGCCTCCGCTTCCGCGCGCAACGACTCGTCGTCGGCGGAGAACTCGTTGTCGGGCATGTCTGCCTGGTCCTTGTCGTCAGCCATGTCCACTCCTAGCGGGGACGCTGGTTGTCACGCCAGCACCTGGTCGCCGCACTGGTGTAGAGCACGTGGTTGATGTCGGGAAGAGGGATCAGGGGGTCGGTGAGCAGCACGGACTTGCCGTTGCCCATCACCACGTCCACACCGCAGAGGTAGAACTGGAACCACGAGCCGAACGTGGCGGCGCGGCCGATCTTCTCCAGCTTCGGGGGGAGGTTCGTGATGATGGCCTCGACGTCCTTGTCGCGGCGCATGATCTCGTCGGAGGCCGACTTGAGCCCGGCGATGCTGCCGGCGACGGACGGCCTGGTCTGACCCAGGATCGAGCCGAGCACCGAGGTCAGGTTCGACACCGAGGTCACCGCGGATCCGACCGAATCCTTCTGCGCTGCCAGACCGGTCACCAGCTGCGAGGTGTTGACCAGCAGCGAGTCGAACTGCGAATCGTGCTCGTTGACCGTCTGCAGGACCTGCTTGAGGTTGGTGATCAACTCGCCGATGACCTGGTCGCGGTCGGCCAGCGTGTTGGTCAGCTCGGCCGTATTCGAGAGCAGCGAGGACATCGTCCCGCCCATGTTCTCCCCCGGCGTGTTCTGGAAGACCTGGATGATCTGGTCGGCCAGCTTGTTCACGTCGGCGGGGCTGAGCTGCTGGAACACCGGCTTGAAACCGTTGAACAGCTCGGTCAGGTTGACCGCCGGGTGCGTCGAGACGTCCCGTGCGTCCTGCTCGAGGCCGAACACGTGGCCCGGCTGCAGCGACTTGTTCGCGTCACCCTCACCGCGCTCGAGCGCCAGGTACCGCAGACCGGTGAGGTTGCGGTAGCGGATGTAGACCTGGGTGCCCTCGGGCAGCGTGTCGCGGTCGACGGCGAAGCTGACCTCGGCGCGGTTCTTGTCGTAGACCGCCACGTTGCTCACGGCGCCGACGCGCACACCGGCGATGCGCACGTCGTCACCCGGGTTGAGCATCGCGGCGTCGCTGAAGACGGCCTTGAAATCGTGTTTACCCGACGATCCGGCGTTCGCGATCGTCAGCGCGAGCATCGTCGTCGCCACGACGGTGACGACGGCGAAGACGATCAGCTTGATCAGAGGGGCGGCGATGGACTTCATCGGATGGTCACCTGCGCTCCGCGGAGCCGCGACGCACCGACGATGGTGGTCCAGTCCGGGACTTCATCGGGGGCGACGCCACTGCTCGCGCCGTACAACATCTGGATTTGCGCCCGGTACACCGGATCGTTCAGCAGGTTCTGCTGCTGCGCGACACCCTTGGGGAGCGCCGAGTACTGCGCGGCGGGCATCTCCGGAATGTTGCGGGGGCCGGGGTTGCGCGACGGGACCTGGTAGGAACCGTCGGCCAGGCCACCGCCCGGGTATTGCGGGAACGGACGGCCGTTGGTCGCCGGCTTGTAGCAAACCGGGCCGCGGTCGTAGTCGAACAGGCGCGGCTCGTCCTGGTTGGGCAGGTAGCGCCCGCGCGGGTTCACGAACTGCAGGTTCACGCGCACACCCGGGTTGGGCGTGCCCTCGCCGACGATCCGGCGCGATTCGGGGATCAGCGCCGCGAAGTTCTTGAACGTGCAGCCGAACACCGGCGACTGGCGGGCCAGCCCGTCCAGCATCTCCTGCGTGCCGGTGAAGATGCTGATCAGATCGGCCCGGTTGGTGTTCAGGAAGGAGGTCGTGTCGATCGAGGCCTGACCCAGCGTCGAGATGAGCGCGCGCAGGTCGCCCTGGCGCTCGACGATGGTGTTGCCGGTGACCCGCAGGTGGTCGAGGCCGTCGATGATCGACGGGAGCGCCTGGGAGTAGGTCTGCGAGAACGACGCGAGACCGCGCAGCGTCTGCTGCAGGTCGTCGGTGTGGGCGTTGACCTCGCCGAAGATCTCGTCGAGACGTTTGACCGTCTCGCCGAGCTGCTGGCCGCGACCGCTCAACGCCTGCGAGATCGACGTCAGGGTGACGTTCAGATCCTGCGGCGGGACGGCCTTGAGCAGCGGGAGCAGACGGTCGAAGAAGTCCTGGACTTCCTTCGCGTTGCCCTGCTCGGAGGTGTGGATCGTGTCGCCGCCGGCCAAGGTCACCGCGCTCGTCGGTTCCCGCGGAACCTCCAGCGCGACGAACCGCTCACCGAAGAGCGTCTTCGGCAGGATCCGCGCGGTGGTGTCGCGCGGCAGCAGGTGCAGCTTGTCCGGATCGAGCGCCAGCACGACGTCGACCTTGCCGTCGGGCGACGGGGTGACCGCCTTGACCGTGCCGACCATCATGCCGCGCGCCTTCACGTCGGCGTGCTCGGACAGCGAGTTGCCGGCCGAGTCGGTCTGCAGGGTGATGTCCTTGGTCGAGCTGAAGTGACCCTGGAACTTCAGGATCGATCCGCCGATGAAGAGTGCGATCACGGCAAAGAAAGCCAGGCCGTAGAGCCGGCGTCGGAGTGCAACCATCTGTCAGCCCGCCACTCTCACCGTCGTCGAGGTGCCCCAGATCATGAGACCGAGGAAGAAGTCCAGCAGCGCGATCAGGACCAGCGCGGTACGGACGGCGTGACCCACGGCCACGCCGACGCCCGCGGGACCGCCGCTGGCGTAGTAGCCGTAGTAGCAGTGCACCAGGATGATCACGAACGCGAAGATCAGGACCTTGCCGAAGGACCAGAGGACGTCCTCCGGTGGCAGGAACAAGTTGAAGTAGTGGTCATAGGAGCCGCCGGACTGCCCGTTGAACACGGTGTTGATCGTGCGCGACGCCAGGTAGGCCGCGAGCAGGCCGAGCACGTACAGCGGGATGACGGCGACGAAGCCGGCGATCACCCGGGTGCTGACCAGGAACGGGATCGACGGGACCGCCATCACCTCGAGCGCGTCGATCTCCTCGGAGATCCGCATGGCGCCCAGCTGGGCGGTGAAGCCACAGCCCACCGTCGCCGAGAGTGCCAGGCCCGCGACCAGGGGCGCGACCTCGCGCGTGTTGACGTAGGCGGAGAGGAAGCCGGTGAGCGCCTGCGCACCGAGGTTCTGCAGTGCGGCGTAGCCCTGCATGCCGACCACGACGCCGGTGAAGCCCGACATCAGGACCATGACGCCGACGGTGCCCAGGATGACGGCCAAACCGCCGGAGCCGAAGGCCACCTCGGCGAGGATGCGCAGCACCTCGCGGTAGTAGTGCGTGATCGTGCGCGGGATCCACGCGATCGTGCGCGCGTAGAACGACATCTGCGTGCCGGCGCCGTCGAGCACCGACAACGGCTTGTTGATCTGCTTGCGCAGCTCGTACCCGACGTACTCGGCACGGCTCTTGGCAATGGTCACGCCGCCTTCAGTCACGCTAGGCCCCCTTAGCCGGAACGACCTGCAGGTAGACCGCGGTCAAGATGAGGTTGGCGAAGAACAGCAGCAGGAAGGTGATGACGACGGACTGGTTCACCGCGTCGCCGACACCCTTCGGACCGCCCTTGGGGTTGAGGCCCTTGTACGCCGCGACGACGCCGGCGATGACACCGAAGATCGCGGCCTTCACCGTCGAGATATAGAGGTCGGGCAACTGGGCCAGTGACCCGAAGGAGGCCAGATACGCGCCCGGGGTACCGCCCTGGACGACGACGTTGAAGAAGTAGCCGCCGGCGATGCCGATGACCGCGACCAGTCCGTTGAGCAGGATCGCGACGAGCACCATCGCGAGCACGCGGGGCACCACCAGTCGCTGGACCGGGTTGATGCCCAGCACCTCCATCGCGTCGATCTCCTCGCGAATGGTGCGGGCACCGAGGTCGGCCGCCACCGCGGAACCCGCGGCACCGGCCACCAGAAGCGACGTGACCAGCGGCGATCCCTGCTGGATGACCACCAGGACGCTGGCCGCGCCGGTGTAGGACTCCGCACCGATCTGCTTGATCAGCGAACCGGTCTGCAGGGAGACGATCGCACCGAACGGGATGGCGATGAGCGCCGTCGGCAGGATCGTCACGCTGGCGATGAACCACGCCTGCTGGATGAACTCCCGCCATTGGAACGGGCGCACTGTGGACTGGCGCGCGACGTCGATGAATAGCTGGACGATCCGCCCGGTTTGTTCAAGCGCCCCGGAGCCGGCCTTCGCGATCCTATCGACACCACGCTCGGTGGCGGTCGTCATCTCCTATTAGCTCCCACTGCTCTCGTCCGGCGCCTTGGACGGGGTGACCCAGTCGGTCTCGTCGGCCGCGTCGCCAATGGTGTTGAACACGTCGGTATCGGCGCCGCTGGCGGTGGCACCGGCGGCCGCACTGCCGACGGCGGTGGCCACCGCGGCGGTCTGCGCGGCACTGGTCGCCGCCGACTGCATGGCGGCCTGCGCACGATTCTCGGCGAGGATCTTGTCCTCCTCCACCATGCTGCGGCGGATCGCCTCCTGGGCGTTCGCGGGCAGCGTGTGGATGATCTCCTCGACGTTGCGGCGGTGGCGCGCGGAGGCCTTGCGCTCGGGCATGCCCGGGTTCGGCTGGACCTGGGCGATGATCTCGCTGAAGTCGTCCTTCGTGCCACCACCGGAGATGCCGGCTGCCTGCATCGCGGCCTCCGCGGCGGCGACGGCCTCGTCCTTCTCCTCGGACATGCCGATCGGGCCGAAGCGGTCACCGGAGAGGAACTGCTTGACGACGGGCTGCTCCGAGGTCAGCAGCACCTCGCGGGGGCCGAACATGACCAATTCCTTGCGGAAGAGCATGCCGATGTTGTCCGGGATCGTCCGCGCGATGTTGATGTTGTGCGTGACGATGAGGATCGTCGCGTCGATCTGCGCGTTGATGTCGATCAGCAGCTGGCTGATGTAGGCGGTACGGACCGGGTCCAGACCCGAGTCCGGCTCGTCACAGAGGATGATCTGCGGGTCCAGCACCAGGGCGCGGGCCAGGCCGGCGCGCTTGCGCATACCGCCGGAGATCTCACCGGGGAGCTTGTCCTCCGCGCCGGCCAGACCGACGAGGTCGATCTTCTCCATGACGATGGAGCGGATCTCGGACTCCGACTTCTTGGTGTGCTCGCGCAACGGGAACGCGATGTTGTCGTAGAGGCTCATCGAGCCGAACAGCGCGCCGTCCTGGAACAGGACGCCGAACAGCTTGCGGATCTCGTAGAGCTCACGGGCCGAACACTTGGTGATGTCGGTGCCGTCGATGATGACCGATCCCTGTTCGGGATGCAGCAGACCGATCAGCGTCTTCAAGAACACCGACTTACCGGTGCCCGACGGGCCCAGCAGCGCACTGACCTCGCCCTCGGGCAGAGTCAGCGTAACGTCGCGCCAAATGTTCTGAGAGCCGAAGGACTTGGTCAGTCCCTCCACGCTTACTTCAACACCCACGGCGGATCCCTCCAGTTATTCGTCCCGCGCGACAGCCAAGGCGTGACTCCCGCATCCCCTGAGGACATATGTGGTCGGAGTCACTGTATCCCACCGCATGAGTCGCTCATGCGTAAAGGTGGCCCCAGCAAGCTCTGTCGCTGTCGGACGACATCGCCACACACTGTGTCGGAACGCACACCCTACTCACCAGTAGGGCTTAACGGCTCTTAAGAGTAGCCCATCACAAGCCGTGCTCCAAGTGGCCTGCGACCAACCCCGTCCCGACGGCGGACGGCGGACCGCGACCCGCCCGCAAAATACGCGAATGCCCCGCGAGAACGAGTCTCGCGGGGCATCGCGGAAGTGCTCCTCACCGGCCCCGTGCGGGGCCGGCTCAGCGGGTCACTTGAGGGAGACGGTAGCGCCGGCCTCTTCGAGCTTGGCCTTGGCAGCCTCGGCGTCGTCCTTGGAAACCTTCTCCAGGATCGGCTTGGGCGCACCCTCGACGAGGTCCTTGGCCTCCTTCAGGCCCAGACCCGCGACGACCTCGCGGACGACCTTGATGACCTGGATCTTCTTGTCGCCGGCACCCTCGAGGATGACGTCGAACTCGTCCTGGTCGGCGGCGGCGGCGTCGCCACCGGCGGCCGGTGCGGCACCGGCAGCGGCAACGGCGACCGGGGCGGCCGCGGTGACCTCGAAGACCTCTTCGAACTTCTTCACGAAATCGCTGAGCTCCAGCAGGGTCAGTTCCTTGAACTGATCGATGAGCTCGTCAGCGCTGAGCTTCGCCATGATTGGCGTCCTTCCTTATAGGTGGTCGACCGCTGCTCGTCGCAGTGCCGACCGGGTTTGTGCTGTGACCGGGTGGTCAGGCGGCGGGGATTACTCCTCGCCCGCAGCTTCCTTCTTCTGCTGCAGGGCCGCGGCGAGGCGCGCCACCTGCGATGCCGGCTGGTTGAACAGTCCGGCGGCCTTGGCCAAGTTGCCCTTCATGGCACCGGCGAGCTTGGCCAGGAGGACCTCACGGGTCTCCAGGTCGGCGATCTTGTCGATCTCGGCCACCGACAGCACGCGGCCGTCCATGTAGCCGCCCTTGACGACAAGGGCCTTGTTCTCCTTGGCGAAGTTCTTGATCGCCTTGGCCGCGACAACGGGCTCGCCTTCGATGAAGGCGATGGCCGTCGGGCCGGAGAACAGCTCGTCGAGCCCTTCCACGCCCGCCTCTTTTGCGGCGAGCTTGGTCAGGGTGTTCTTGGCGACGGAGTAGGTTGCGCCCTCACCGAGGGAACGACGCAGCTCGGAGATCGCGGGAACGGAAAGGCCACGGTATTCCGTGACGACCGCAGCCGTGGAGCCCTTGAACTGTTCTGCGATCTCCGCTACTGCGGCGACCTTGTCGGACTTGGCCATACTTCGCCTCCTCTCATTTCACGTGGATGCGCAGAGAGTCGTCGGGCGGGGCATCGTCGTCGACACGGCAAACAAAAACGCCCCGCGCAGGAAGCACACGGGGCGTACGGTCGCGGCGCCGGGCGTCGCACTGTATTCCTCGGGTCATCCTGCGTGGGCCGCCGACGCGTGTTGACGTCGAGCCTTCGATGGGTCGTCGTGACTCCCCATGACCAACGGTCTCTGGCTGAACCTTGCTATGGGCATACGCCCACAACAAGCGCCTAGGCTACCGGGTATGGCCCAGCGATCCAAATCCGATTCCCCGCATCCGGACTGGTCGGAGTCACAGTCCGCGCAGACCGAGACGGCCGCGCGCGCGGCCGAGGCCGCCGACGCGGTGATGTCGCGCCACCTGCACCGTCTCGCCGGAATACCCGGCACGGCCATCGCCACCGTCGCCTGGCCCCCCACCGCGACCAGCTCCTGGCATTACTGGTGGCACGCGCACCTCGTCGACCTGCTCGTCGACGCCGAGGTCGCCCGACCCGGTTCGGTCGGCCGCCCGACGGTCCGCAGGCTGTTGCGCGGCATCCACCTGCACAACCTCATGCGCTGGTGGAATGACTACTACGACGACATGGCCTGGCTCGGGCTGGCCATCGAACGCTCGCGGCGCCACCTGGACGTCGGCTCCGCCCGCGGGCAGCGCATCCTCGCCAAGCGGATCTTCGACTCGTGGTCGCCGACCAAGGGCGGCGGCATCCCGTGGCGGACGATGGACTACTTCTTCAACACCCCGGCCAACGGCCCGGGAGCAGTCCTGATGGCGCGCACCGGATCCCCCGAGCGGGCGGTGCAGATGTGCGACTGGATGCACGACACCCTCGTCGCGCCGGACACCGGGCTGATCTACGACGGCATCAAGCCGCCGTTGTCGCCCGAATCCGGCGCCGAGCCGGAGATGGTGCGCGACATCTACACCTACTGCCAGGGCGTGGTACTCGGCGCGGAGGTCGAGGCGCTGCGCGCGACCGGCGACGTCAAGCACCGCGAGCGGATCAGCGCCCTCCTGCGCGCGATCGAGGACCACATGCTGGTCGACGCCGAACTCACCGTCGCGAAGGATCCCGCCTCCCCCGACGCCGGTGACACCGTGACCCGCACCGCGCGGATCGTGCCCGCCGGGGGCGGCGGCGACGGCGGCCTGTTCGCCGGGATCCTGGTGCGCTACCTCGCGCTGGTGGCCACCGACCTGCCCGACGGACCCGGTGCCGACGAGGTGCGCGCCCGCGCGGCGCGGATCGTGCTCGACACCGGCGAAGCCGTGTGGCAGACCCGCGCCATCGTCAACGACCGCCCGCTGTTCAGTGCCGACTGGCGCCGCACCGCGGTCATCCCCACCGATTCCGGCACCGAGGCGAGGTTCATCGCGGGTGCGGTCACCTCGTCGGAGACCCCGGAGCGAGACCTCTCGGTCCAGCTGTCGGGATGGATGGCGCTGGAGGCGGCCGCACGCGTCGCCGCGGGACTCGCCGAGCACTGACGCCGATCTCCGTCGAACTTGGTCAAACGACCAGTCGGACAACGGAATCGGGTTTCCGAAATGCCACCCCCCGGTTAACGATTTGTGACGCCTATCCGATATATTCGGCAACAGCGTCCCGGTGGCGTGCGTCACAGCCAGAGTTTGCCTCTCTAGATATGATGCACCGCACTGAATCGCTACAGGTTCGACCCAACGACGGGCACCGTGCCCCTCGGCTGCGCCGACAGGCAGGTGAAGTGATGGCTTACCAGCTGGATCCCACGAGTCGGAAGGGTGCGCGCAAAGCCGCCCCGAGGCCGCTCGGCCCCGTCGAGCGGCCCGACCCGCACGCCCTGCCGCTCGGTGACCCCACCGGCGGCGCCGACGCCCGCGAATGGCTCGTCAGCGTCGACGGCAAGCAGCCCTATCCACGGGTCCACATCGACCGGAACGTCACCATTACCATGAGTGACGGCGTCCGCCTGCGCGCCACTGTCGTCCGCCCGGCCAGCCGGCTCGGCACCCCGGTGACCGCACCGCACCCCGCGATCCTCTCGGTCAACCCGTACAACCGCGCCCTCCTCGACGCCCTCGACGGCGGCCTGCACGCGCCGGTGGTCGGGAAGGCGCTGCGCTCGGCGTCGGGGGCGGTCGACGCCAGCGGCACCGTCCTGGAGGGGGTCACCCGCCTCACCGGCGTCGTCGCCGGCGGCGGACTCGACGTGTTCGGGATCAACCGCAACCT
This genomic interval from Gordonia sp. X0973 contains the following:
- a CDS encoding MCE family protein produces the protein MTTPDLTTTAGPGRWFTPRHIVGIVLGTILALLTGTVLWWLFSGIGATTIDATFKRSIGIYKGSDVRLLGVKVGQVERVTPQGDRVQVKMKVRRGLKLPADVRAVQVAPSIVADRYVQLTPAYRGTGPQAPRHITLGIDQTMIPVEVDELYKNLQKLSKSLGPDGVNAAHGSKEGVVSEFVRVGADNLRGNGEKLGSAFTNLSKAATTLSNSSDNIVDTIKQLNVFVSALRENDAQVRQFNSQMASFSTFLAGERQQLGEALATLSVALGDVTRFVNDNQQAIGDTVRSLQPTTQVLRERQDSLKEIFTVLPVTVSNLINAYDAESGTLAMRLTIEDLQNLMAAQCNLLNPGSIMPGTQPFLEWQHKMAPIISHCNSIANQIKKGTSPLLPVLPFGIMSNDKTQRYAVPGTRPGRPDPGLEAPTPTTPNPLPPKQKKKPKKKPSAVPSSTAPAGNGGGN
- a CDS encoding MCE family protein is translated as MHPSRRFAGRRSPVTVGALGVLILLMLSISSFYLTQLPILGAGPRYTAQFSEAAGLQKGSEVRVAGIKVGTVESVGLNPEGNKVDVKFNVKNTWIGNQTQASIQIKTLLGQKYLGLTPRGSDPADPSKPITDTISPYDVIDAFSDASNQIENLDTDKVAESLQTMSAAFSGTAGDFGPALTGLSRLSETIAKRDQDVQALLNATKGTSKILADRNDEIVKLIGGTGQLLDELNRRQQSIATLLSSTTQLSKALSGIVADNQAQIGPALSSLRQVAGLLSKQKDNLSRSIQSLAPFYRLYGNVLGNGRWFESMVTNLIPPALPQQNTSRPPNKTKLLNNGGTEAG
- a CDS encoding MCE family protein, giving the protein MKSIAAPLIKLIVFAVVTVVATTMLALTIANAGSSGKHDFKAVFSDAAMLNPGDDVRIAGVRVGAVSNVAVYDKNRAEVSFAVDRDTLPEGTQVYIRYRNLTGLRYLALERGEGDANKSLQPGHVFGLEQDARDVSTHPAVNLTELFNGFKPVFQQLSPADVNKLADQIIQVFQNTPGENMGGTMSSLLSNTAELTNTLADRDQVIGELITNLKQVLQTVNEHDSQFDSLLVNTSQLVTGLAAQKDSVGSAVTSVSNLTSVLGSILGQTRPSVAGSIAGLKSASDEIMRRDKDVEAIITNLPPKLEKIGRAATFGSWFQFYLCGVDVVMGNGKSVLLTDPLIPLPDINHVLYTSAATRCWRDNQRPR
- a CDS encoding MCE family protein codes for the protein MVALRRRLYGLAFFAVIALFIGGSILKFQGHFSSTKDITLQTDSAGNSLSEHADVKARGMMVGTVKAVTPSPDGKVDVVLALDPDKLHLLPRDTTARILPKTLFGERFVALEVPREPTSAVTLAGGDTIHTSEQGNAKEVQDFFDRLLPLLKAVPPQDLNVTLTSISQALSGRGQQLGETVKRLDEIFGEVNAHTDDLQQTLRGLASFSQTYSQALPSIIDGLDHLRVTGNTIVERQGDLRALISTLGQASIDTTSFLNTNRADLISIFTGTQEMLDGLARQSPVFGCTFKNFAALIPESRRIVGEGTPNPGVRVNLQFVNPRGRYLPNQDEPRLFDYDRGPVCYKPATNGRPFPQYPGGGLADGSYQVPSRNPGPRNIPEMPAAQYSALPKGVAQQQNLLNDPVYRAQIQMLYGASSGVAPDEVPDWTTIVGASRLRGAQVTIR
- a CDS encoding ABC transporter permease; this translates as MTEGGVTIAKSRAEYVGYELRKQINKPLSVLDGAGTQMSFYARTIAWIPRTITHYYREVLRILAEVAFGSGGLAVILGTVGVMVLMSGFTGVVVGMQGYAALQNLGAQALTGFLSAYVNTREVAPLVAGLALSATVGCGFTAQLGAMRISEEIDALEVMAVPSIPFLVSTRVIAGFVAVIPLYVLGLLAAYLASRTINTVFNGQSGGSYDHYFNLFLPPEDVLWSFGKVLIFAFVIILVHCYYGYYASGGPAGVGVAVGHAVRTALVLIALLDFFLGLMIWGTSTTVRVAG
- a CDS encoding ABC transporter permease, which translates into the protein MTTATERGVDRIAKAGSGALEQTGRIVQLFIDVARQSTVRPFQWREFIQQAWFIASVTILPTALIAIPFGAIVSLQTGSLIKQIGAESYTGAASVLVVIQQGSPLVTSLLVAGAAGSAVAADLGARTIREEIDAMEVLGINPVQRLVVPRVLAMVLVAILLNGLVAVIGIAGGYFFNVVVQGGTPGAYLASFGSLAQLPDLYISTVKAAIFGVIAGVVAAYKGLNPKGGPKGVGDAVNQSVVITFLLLFFANLILTAVYLQVVPAKGA
- a CDS encoding ABC transporter ATP-binding protein, with translation MGVEVSVEGLTKSFGSQNIWRDVTLTLPEGEVSALLGPSGTGKSVFLKTLIGLLHPEQGSVIIDGTDITKCSARELYEIRKLFGVLFQDGALFGSMSLYDNIAFPLREHTKKSESEIRSIVMEKIDLVGLAGAEDKLPGEISGGMRKRAGLARALVLDPQIILCDEPDSGLDPVRTAYISQLLIDINAQIDATILIVTHNINIARTIPDNIGMLFRKELVMFGPREVLLTSEQPVVKQFLSGDRFGPIGMSEEKDEAVAAAEAAMQAAGISGGGTKDDFSEIIAQVQPNPGMPERKASARHRRNVEEIIHTLPANAQEAIRRSMVEEDKILAENRAQAAMQSAATSAAQTAAVATAVGSAAAGATASGADTDVFNTIGDAADETDWVTPSKAPDESSGS
- the rplL gene encoding 50S ribosomal protein L7/L12, coding for MAKLSADELIDQFKELTLLELSDFVKKFEEVFEVTAAAPVAVAAAGAAPAAGGDAAAADQDEFDVILEGAGDKKIQVIKVVREVVAGLGLKEAKDLVEGAPKPILEKVSKDDAEAAKAKLEEAGATVSLK
- the rplJ gene encoding 50S ribosomal protein L10, which produces MAKSDKVAAVAEIAEQFKGSTAAVVTEYRGLSVPAISELRRSLGEGATYSVAKNTLTKLAAKEAGVEGLDELFSGPTAIAFIEGEPVVAAKAIKNFAKENKALVVKGGYMDGRVLSVAEIDKIADLETREVLLAKLAGAMKGNLAKAAGLFNQPASQVARLAAALQQKKEAAGEE
- a CDS encoding glycoside hydrolase family 76 protein, whose product is MAQRSKSDSPHPDWSESQSAQTETAARAAEAADAVMSRHLHRLAGIPGTAIATVAWPPTATSSWHYWWHAHLVDLLVDAEVARPGSVGRPTVRRLLRGIHLHNLMRWWNDYYDDMAWLGLAIERSRRHLDVGSARGQRILAKRIFDSWSPTKGGGIPWRTMDYFFNTPANGPGAVLMARTGSPERAVQMCDWMHDTLVAPDTGLIYDGIKPPLSPESGAEPEMVRDIYTYCQGVVLGAEVEALRATGDVKHRERISALLRAIEDHMLVDAELTVAKDPASPDAGDTVTRTARIVPAGGGGDGGLFAGILVRYLALVATDLPDGPGADEVRARAARIVLDTGEAVWQTRAIVNDRPLFSADWRRTAVIPTDSGTEARFIAGAVTSSETPERDLSVQLSGWMALEAAARVAAGLAEH